A window from Kiritimatiellia bacterium encodes these proteins:
- a CDS encoding DUF2961 domain-containing protein — protein MSLKMKLIFIPGALLSALLLFIQGCAPEKHAAPQVNLTSLAREICDLGRPARLDSPGTQITTSFDRSGGNTDYNNFLRKEKDGWAVMADLKGPGYVSRFWFTGAENGKYPLRFYFDNERTPRIDATLEEFCGGKAPFQPPLAAYEPFCWYSFAPLPYRKRLVITTKEGGYKPNGDPKIFFQINYCPLPKHTRVESFPKILSPAESNALIQAGTALKQLPQDPLLPQNLRAETNAVTIPAGQSVNIIRLSGPAVIRELRLTPDANAITNVLKRNEIMFKTVLRMYWDKNEAPSVEVPLGNFFGSFWQMRRFQSAYFGASNQTFYSRFPMPFADSARIEIRNEMDIPLSFQASCALEKMPVWTNAWGYFHSGWTRSFPQNAGKPHRILKTQGRGKVAGCILAVTSLDQSWWILEGDETIRVDNEPFPGWHGTGLEDYFNAGWYYGNALIRPFYGLPLKAFFTTIQYRVHQTDPVEFARSAAFEFERGPGHASRGYMESVSFYYLSAPARADSDISANIPRAPPDDPFAPVSVMMALNDFERLGDFNGAVDHIDAFLEKHPDYPFASVLRLRRIGYEEREKGFAAARGQYEKFRAAETNEMARRMAEMILWHNSSPSNVILGVYCNMRTGVYLDGRFVGEAGAPERMRFFGLQLPPGKHALALQTVHREYPSWAQACLRTHAGDICTSPRWKSAYAPKGNWSAPGYDDSGWETIGGIEESKGPPMDPYIWLEPHPFVEMQSKAKGIGPAGEWKNKNEKAVLRTTFETPLNSSQRHNN, from the coding sequence ATGAGCCTCAAAATGAAATTGATTTTCATTCCGGGAGCGTTACTTTCGGCGCTCTTGCTTTTCATCCAGGGGTGCGCCCCGGAAAAACACGCCGCCCCGCAGGTGAATTTGACCTCTCTGGCGCGCGAAATCTGCGATCTCGGCCGCCCGGCCCGGCTGGATTCACCCGGCACACAGATAACAACCTCGTTTGACCGTTCCGGCGGAAACACCGACTACAACAATTTTCTGCGGAAAGAAAAGGACGGTTGGGCGGTCATGGCGGATTTAAAAGGCCCGGGTTATGTCTCGCGTTTCTGGTTCACCGGCGCCGAAAACGGCAAATATCCGCTGCGTTTTTATTTTGACAATGAAAGAACGCCGCGGATTGACGCCACCTTGGAAGAATTTTGCGGCGGGAAAGCGCCTTTTCAGCCTCCGCTGGCGGCCTATGAACCTTTCTGCTGGTATTCTTTTGCGCCCCTGCCCTACCGGAAACGACTGGTGATTACGACCAAAGAAGGCGGTTACAAGCCGAACGGAGACCCAAAGATATTCTTCCAGATCAATTATTGTCCCCTTCCGAAACACACACGGGTTGAAAGTTTTCCGAAAATTCTCTCGCCGGCGGAGAGCAACGCGTTAATCCAGGCCGGAACGGCGCTTAAACAACTGCCGCAAGACCCCCTTCTGCCGCAAAACCTGCGCGCGGAGACAAACGCGGTTACCATCCCGGCCGGGCAGTCAGTCAACATTATTCGCCTGTCCGGGCCGGCCGTAATCCGGGAACTGCGCCTGACACCGGACGCGAACGCAATTACCAATGTTCTGAAACGCAACGAAATAATGTTCAAAACAGTCCTGCGCATGTATTGGGACAAAAACGAAGCCCCGAGCGTGGAAGTTCCGCTCGGCAATTTTTTCGGCAGCTTCTGGCAGATGCGGAGGTTCCAAAGCGCTTATTTCGGCGCCAGCAATCAAACATTTTACTCCCGTTTTCCGATGCCGTTTGCCGATTCGGCGCGGATTGAAATCCGGAATGAGATGGACATCCCGCTCTCGTTCCAGGCGTCCTGCGCGCTGGAAAAAATGCCGGTTTGGACCAACGCCTGGGGCTATTTTCATTCTGGCTGGACAAGAAGCTTCCCGCAGAACGCCGGGAAACCCCATCGTATCCTCAAAACGCAGGGACGCGGAAAAGTTGCGGGCTGCATCCTGGCGGTAACCAGCCTGGATCAAAGCTGGTGGATTCTGGAAGGCGACGAAACAATCCGGGTTGACAACGAGCCGTTCCCGGGCTGGCACGGCACGGGACTGGAGGATTACTTCAATGCGGGCTGGTATTACGGCAATGCCCTGATCCGCCCGTTTTACGGTCTGCCGCTGAAAGCCTTTTTCACAACCATTCAATACCGCGTCCACCAGACCGACCCGGTTGAATTTGCAAGGTCGGCCGCGTTTGAATTTGAGCGCGGCCCCGGCCACGCCAGCCGCGGATACATGGAGAGCGTTTCTTTTTATTATTTATCGGCGCCGGCCCGGGCCGATTCCGATATTTCCGCGAACATACCGCGGGCGCCGCCGGATGATCCGTTCGCGCCGGTTTCCGTGATGATGGCGCTGAACGATTTTGAGCGGCTGGGCGATTTCAACGGCGCGGTTGACCACATTGACGCCTTCCTGGAAAAACACCCGGATTATCCCTTCGCTTCCGTGCTGCGCCTGCGACGGATCGGTTATGAAGAAAGGGAGAAAGGATTTGCCGCGGCGCGCGGGCAATACGAAAAATTCCGCGCCGCGGAAACGAACGAGATGGCGCGGCGGATGGCGGAAATGATATTGTGGCACAACAGCAGCCCGTCCAACGTCATCCTCGGCGTTTATTGCAACATGCGGACCGGCGTTTACCTGGACGGCCGCTTCGTCGGCGAGGCGGGCGCGCCGGAACGGATGCGGTTTTTCGGCTTGCAGCTTCCGCCGGGAAAACATGCGCTCGCCCTGCAAACGGTGCACCGCGAATATCCCTCGTGGGCCCAGGCCTGCCTGCGCACGCACGCCGGAGACATTTGCACCTCGCCGCGCTGGAAATCCGCCTACGCCCCGAAAGGCAACTGGTCCGCCCCGGGTTATGACGACTCCGGCTGGGAAACAATCGGCGGCATTGAGGAAAGCAAGGGGCCGCCGATGGATCCCTACATCTGGCTGGAGCCGCACCCGTTTGTGGAGATGCAGTCAAAGGCGAAGGGGATCGGGCCCGCGGGCGAATGGAAAAACAAAAACGAGAAAGCCGTGCTCCGGACCACGTTTGAGACGCCGCTCAATTCAAGCCAGAGACATAATAATTGA
- a CDS encoding glycosyltransferase gives MNNMPILSVVIPTIGRPHVLRAVESLLAAEWASTPEIIVVGAVPDQFVAERLKDLLNRNPHVIHLPVSFARGDSSEKKNAGWKAAHAGIIAFLDDDVAVGKNWPAAVLEPFADEAVGLLSGPGLVPDDIPLVARLAGWTLASRAAGYVQERYQKGGIAPRPAKWSRLIGCNMAFRRKVLEEIGGFDANFWPGEEMLAAHIATARKGWRLVFQPQAMLYHYPRASYGGFLKQMFGYGATRIRLIRAGAEIEPATLAPMFLLVSLAILAIGAFFSKIFLAALVVCAAFYLFFAAGCAFLKWRDERDFRALLIFFMVPGMHLCYGLAGWIELFFPNRDLSVKPVARG, from the coding sequence ATGAATAACATGCCAATCCTTTCGGTCGTCATTCCCACCATCGGTCGTCCGCATGTTTTGCGGGCCGTGGAATCGCTTCTGGCCGCGGAATGGGCGTCCACGCCGGAAATCATCGTCGTTGGCGCGGTCCCCGATCAGTTTGTAGCGGAGCGGCTGAAAGACCTGCTCAATCGCAACCCGCACGTGATTCATCTGCCGGTTTCATTCGCGCGCGGCGATTCCAGCGAAAAGAAAAACGCCGGCTGGAAGGCCGCCCATGCCGGAATCATCGCCTTTCTGGATGATGACGTGGCGGTTGGCAAGAACTGGCCGGCCGCGGTCCTGGAGCCTTTTGCGGATGAGGCGGTCGGCTTGCTGAGCGGTCCGGGGCTCGTCCCGGACGATATTCCGCTCGTGGCACGGCTCGCGGGCTGGACGCTCGCTTCGCGCGCGGCCGGCTATGTGCAGGAGCGTTATCAGAAGGGCGGGATTGCCCCGCGGCCGGCGAAATGGTCGCGCTTGATCGGGTGCAACATGGCTTTTCGCCGCAAGGTGCTGGAAGAAATCGGGGGGTTTGACGCAAATTTCTGGCCCGGCGAAGAAATGCTCGCGGCCCATATCGCAACCGCGCGGAAGGGATGGCGCCTCGTTTTTCAGCCGCAGGCCATGCTTTATCATTATCCGCGCGCGTCTTACGGGGGGTTCCTTAAACAGATGTTCGGCTATGGCGCGACGCGCATCCGGCTCATCCGCGCCGGCGCGGAGATTGAGCCGGCGACCCTGGCGCCGATGTTCCTGCTTGTCTCCCTGGCTATCCTGGCGATTGGCGCCTTTTTTTCAAAAATATTTCTGGCGGCGCTGGTTGTTTGCGCGGCGTTTTATCTCTTTTTCGCGGCCGGCTGCGCTTTTCTTAAATGGCGCGATGAGCGCGATTTCAGGGCGCTCCTGATTTTTTTCATGGTCCCGGGCATGCATCTCTGTTACGGCCTGGCCGGGTGGATTGAGCTTTTTTTCCCCAACCGCGATTTGAGCGTAAAGCCCGTTGCGCGCGGTTGA
- a CDS encoding nucleotidyltransferase family protein has translation MQADKAIILLGGQGTRLRALFPDLPKALVPVAGRPFLAWQTEWLFRNNISCALLAAGRLGEMIETWAGQQPFHKRLKVLIEPAPLGTGGAIKHALPAAGKTPFWVLNGDSLLPELDFGGMEKAHCQSGALATIAVTAIEDSGRYGAVLFDGNGKIIRFEEKKSRQAGWINAGVYLMDPAVFSVIGAGKNTSIENEIFPRLAAGGKIFVFQTNPPLLDMGTPEGLENMAAYLAEKRP, from the coding sequence ATGCAAGCCGATAAAGCAATAATTTTGCTCGGAGGACAGGGCACGCGTTTGCGAGCCCTTTTCCCGGACCTGCCGAAAGCGCTCGTCCCCGTGGCCGGCCGGCCTTTCCTGGCATGGCAAACCGAATGGCTTTTCCGCAATAATATTTCCTGCGCGCTGCTGGCAGCCGGCCGGCTCGGCGAAATGATTGAAACCTGGGCCGGACAGCAGCCTTTTCACAAGCGCCTGAAAGTTTTAATTGAACCGGCGCCGCTCGGAACCGGCGGGGCAATCAAACATGCGCTTCCCGCCGCCGGAAAAACCCCCTTCTGGGTCCTGAACGGCGACAGCCTCCTGCCGGAACTTGATTTCGGCGGGATGGAAAAAGCGCATTGTCAATCCGGCGCCCTGGCAACCATCGCCGTCACCGCCATTGAAGATTCCGGAAGATACGGCGCCGTCCTGTTTGACGGCAACGGGAAAATCATCAGGTTTGAAGAAAAAAAAAGCAGGCAAGCCGGCTGGATCAACGCCGGCGTATACCTGATGGACCCGGCTGTTTTCTCGGTTATCGGCGCCGGCAAAAACACATCCATTGAAAATGAAATTTTCCCGCGGCTGGCCGCCGGCGGAAAAATCTTTGTTTTTCAAACCAACCCGCCCCTGCTGGACATGGGCACGCCGGAGGGGCTGGAAAACATGGCAGCTTATCTCGCAGAAAAAAGACCGTAA
- a CDS encoding glycosyltransferase has product MTNPAASPQIAFWFRYGPAEHAELFHCLPGIIEALARDCTVHYYGLKSSKPVPEQIRKNARLHILPVAVDRANTTDKIIKTVFWLLFMPLIALHCRLKKIDAVYIDETLPLSAVLAKIFFGPNVAVTITDFFLDIYAMKRPYLRPFCRAVNRLDMAAWRKLPLIFTRAKTTRNFLAGSGVPPEIIRPVYDPCDTALYHPADKTECRRKFGFAADEIILVHHGILHPNKGNDRIIGVLPDLLEKCPRLRFLLVGDGPEMPRLRRMVREKMLEKIVVFTGWLPKPEDVNCALNAGDIGLAMRTGLATDHFAMTGTLIHNMACALPVLAAKLRSIEEVIRDGENGFLFEPENMPEFKKKFLTLANNPDLRRDFGKKAADVVRQLFDMRAVTRQTVEPLLQLCKPIKQ; this is encoded by the coding sequence ATGACGAATCCCGCCGCCAGCCCGCAAATCGCCTTCTGGTTCCGTTACGGGCCGGCCGAACACGCCGAGCTTTTCCACTGTTTACCCGGGATAATTGAGGCGCTTGCGCGCGATTGCACGGTTCATTATTACGGCCTGAAAAGTTCCAAGCCGGTCCCGGAGCAAATCCGGAAAAACGCCCGGCTGCACATCCTGCCGGTCGCCGTTGACCGCGCAAACACCACCGACAAAATAATTAAAACCGTGTTCTGGCTCCTGTTCATGCCGCTGATCGCGCTGCACTGCCGGCTGAAAAAAATTGACGCGGTTTATATTGACGAGACGCTCCCCCTGAGCGCCGTTCTGGCAAAAATCTTCTTCGGCCCGAACGTGGCCGTAACAATCACCGATTTTTTCCTGGATATCTACGCCATGAAAAGACCGTATCTCCGGCCGTTCTGCCGGGCCGTCAACAGGCTGGACATGGCCGCCTGGCGCAAACTGCCCCTCATCTTCACGCGCGCAAAAACCACGCGCAACTTCCTGGCCGGCTCCGGCGTTCCGCCGGAAATCATCCGTCCGGTCTACGACCCGTGCGACACCGCGCTCTATCATCCCGCCGACAAAACCGAATGCCGGCGCAAGTTCGGATTTGCCGCGGATGAAATCATCCTCGTCCACCACGGCATTCTTCATCCAAACAAGGGCAACGACCGCATTATCGGGGTTTTGCCGGACCTGCTGGAAAAATGTCCGCGCCTGCGCTTCCTGCTGGTCGGCGACGGCCCGGAAATGCCCCGGTTACGGCGGATGGTCAGGGAAAAAATGCTGGAAAAAATCGTGGTCTTTACCGGCTGGCTGCCGAAGCCGGAGGACGTGAATTGCGCCCTCAACGCCGGCGATATCGGCCTGGCAATGCGCACCGGGCTGGCGACCGACCATTTTGCCATGACAGGCACGCTCATTCACAACATGGCCTGCGCCCTGCCCGTGCTGGCGGCAAAACTGCGCAGTATTGAGGAAGTGATTCGGGACGGCGAAAACGGCTTCCTGTTTGAACCCGAAAACATGCCGGAATTCAAGAAAAAATTCCTGACGCTCGCCAATAATCCGGATTTAAGACGCGATTTCGGAAAGAAGGCGGCGGACGTTGTCCGCCAACTATTTGACATGCGGGCCGTAACCCGCCAAACCGTTGAACCGCTCCTGCAGTTATGCAAGCCGATAAAGCAATAA
- a CDS encoding kinase — MIISRTPFRISFFGGGSDFPEFYKNRRGCTLSTTIDKYCYISLHYLSPFFKFKFRASYAMTETVQEPAEFQHPLIRECLRHLPTVHGLEIAHVSDLPGRTGLGTSSSFTVGLLNALHAIRGEKAAAGQLAREAVLIERGRVGDPGGHQDQYAAAYGGLLRIDYNGKDVRPRRIRLNPRRLAAFKKYLQLFFMGMERTSGEILRDQKKRAELNVPALERLAAMAERGQTILERGKDMLEFGKMLNEAWALKKGLANGISNSVVDQAYEAAQSAGALGGKLLGAGGGGFILLFVPPEKQPAVRAQLANLMEVPFEFSREGSRIIFKNS; from the coding sequence ATGATAATTTCCAGAACGCCATTCAGAATAAGTTTTTTCGGGGGCGGCTCCGATTTCCCGGAGTTTTATAAAAACCGCCGGGGATGCACCCTTTCCACCACCATTGACAAATACTGCTATATTTCCCTGCATTATCTTTCGCCCTTTTTTAAATTTAAGTTCCGCGCCAGTTACGCCATGACCGAAACGGTCCAGGAACCGGCCGAATTCCAGCACCCCCTCATCCGCGAATGCCTGCGCCATTTACCGACCGTCCACGGCCTTGAAATCGCGCACGTCTCGGATTTGCCCGGCCGCACAGGTCTCGGCACGTCTTCTTCCTTCACGGTCGGCCTTCTGAACGCCCTGCATGCCATCCGCGGCGAAAAAGCCGCGGCCGGACAACTGGCCCGGGAGGCTGTTTTGATAGAACGCGGGCGGGTCGGAGACCCCGGCGGACATCAGGACCAGTACGCCGCCGCATACGGCGGATTACTGCGCATTGATTATAACGGCAAAGATGTGCGTCCGCGGCGAATCCGCCTGAATCCGCGCCGGCTGGCCGCTTTCAAAAAATATCTCCAGCTTTTCTTCATGGGCATGGAACGGACTTCGGGAGAGATTCTGCGTGACCAGAAGAAACGCGCGGAGCTGAACGTGCCCGCGCTGGAACGCCTGGCCGCCATGGCGGAACGGGGGCAGACAATCCTGGAACGAGGAAAAGACATGCTTGAATTCGGAAAAATGCTCAACGAAGCCTGGGCCTTGAAAAAAGGCCTGGCAAACGGCATCAGCAATTCCGTTGTTGACCAGGCCTATGAAGCGGCGCAAAGCGCCGGCGCGCTGGGCGGCAAACTGCTCGGCGCGGGCGGCGGCGGCTTTATCCTGCTCTTCGTCCCCCCGGAAAAACAGCCGGCGGTGCGCGCGCAACTGGCAAATCTGATGGAAGTGCCGTTTGAATTCAGCCGGGAAGGCAGCCGCATTATTTTTAAAAACTCATGA
- a CDS encoding NAD-dependent epimerase/dehydratase family protein, whose translation MKTIILGGHGFLGSALCAEAQKRGWDTIPAGRKEYPQLVGTTCDVLINADGNSKKYLADKDAGLDFDLSVRSVAFSLRDIRAKTYVYLSSVDVYADKSNPACNHEKSAAMPEKISCYGFHKLLAEQIVRRQAGSWLIMRLGGFVGPGLKKNSIYDMLMKQTIRVHPDSRYQYLDVAAMAAIVFSLIESGHHKSIFNLAGEGTVSLKEIAALLPGTPLAGAPCGNPPEHYEVNISKIKTIAAIPATRRTVEEFIKSVLSGAIKLNPQTAAR comes from the coding sequence ATGAAAACAATCATTCTCGGCGGACACGGATTTCTCGGCTCGGCGCTTTGCGCCGAAGCGCAAAAACGCGGTTGGGATACCATCCCGGCCGGACGCAAGGAATATCCGCAACTGGTTGGAACGACCTGCGACGTGCTGATAAACGCCGACGGCAATTCCAAAAAGTACCTGGCCGACAAGGATGCCGGCCTGGATTTTGATCTGTCGGTCCGCTCGGTCGCCTTTTCCCTGCGCGATATCCGGGCAAAAACGTACGTTTATCTTTCCTCCGTGGACGTTTATGCCGACAAGAGCAACCCGGCCTGCAACCACGAGAAATCAGCCGCCATGCCTGAAAAAATCAGCTGTTACGGATTCCATAAACTTCTGGCCGAACAGATTGTCCGCCGCCAGGCCGGATCATGGCTGATCATGAGGCTGGGCGGGTTCGTCGGACCCGGCCTGAAAAAGAACTCCATTTACGACATGTTAATGAAACAAACAATCCGCGTGCACCCTGACTCGCGCTATCAATACCTTGACGTCGCCGCCATGGCCGCGATTGTTTTCAGCCTGATTGAATCCGGCCATCACAAGTCAATTTTCAACCTGGCCGGCGAAGGCACCGTCAGCCTGAAGGAAATCGCCGCCCTTCTGCCGGGAACCCCCCTTGCCGGCGCGCCCTGCGGCAATCCCCCCGAGCATTACGAGGTCAACATCTCAAAAATCAAAACAATCGCGGCCATCCCGGCCACCCGCCGGACCGTTGAAGAATTTATCAAGAGCGTCTTGTCCGGGGCGATAAAACTCAACCCGCAAACGGCCGCCCGATAA